The Levilactobacillus namurensis genomic interval CCGCCGCAATCTGATTAGGGTTATCCAGAATCGCACCTACTCCGTGAGCAATGGAATACCCCAATTCACCGCCTTCATGCATCGAGCCCGGTGTTTCGGGTGCCGCATGGGAAGCGACCCCACCTGGGAAGGAGAACTGTTTGAATAGGCGCTGGAGTCCCGTTTCATCCTGCGTGATGCGGGGATAAATCTCCGAATAACTACCGTCCAAGTAAGCGTTAGACACCATCACCTGACCACCATGTCCAGACCCTTCAATGTAGAACATCTTGAGATTGAACTTTTTAATGACTCGGTTCAAATGAGCGTACATAAAGTTTTGTGACGCAATCGTCCCCCAATGACCAATGGGTTTAAACTTCACATCATCTGCCCGTAACGGTCGTTTAAGCAACGGGTTATCCCGCAGATATAATTGCCCTACCGAAATGTAGTTTGCAGCACGCCAATACCGATCAACCTGGTTCAAATAAGCTTGCGAGTCAAAATCTGTCATGAGACTGCCTCCTTGAATTTAAGCGATTCAATCTAACCGTTTCTATAATTGGAACGTTCCAATTAATCAATGGCTATAGTTTGCGTCCAAATCTCAAGGGAGACAAGGGGTTAGCGATTAGCGTTCTACATAGTAGTCAATAAATTTTATTTATTAAATTATGGAATTAATCTGTTAAGATTAATTGAATTTGATGACCAACGGCGGCTAATTCTGCATTCAATAAAACATCCGCTTTAAAGTACACCAGATAAAAGTCCCGCTCAAAATGGGCACCTAGGGGTTGAAACGGTAGCGTAGTAGGCACTAATCGCTGTGACACCACCGTCTGGCCCATCCCTTGTTGAACCAGAGACAAAATAAGATTTAAGTTATCTATTTCAATTAACTGCTGGGGAATAATTCCCGCCTCTTTTAGGTAATTTTGGGTGTATTGAAAAGTCCCTGATCCCCGTTCCCGGGTCAGCCATACTCCCGTTGGTTGGCCCACACAGACCAACTGGTCCTTGGCCAAGGAAACGCGTTCCACGTCATCCGCCGTAACGGGCTTTTCGATCAGACCAAACTGAATCTGGTGTGCCTTCAACTCCTTCAAAACCTGTTCCGAATTCGCCATTTTGACCCGCAAAGCGGCCTGGGGAAACTGCGCCTTCAACGCTGGTAACAGGGTCGGCAATAACGTTAATGCGGTGGTTTGGGAAGCCCCAATCGTCAGAGCCAAGGTCTTTTGTTGCGTAGCCGCCGTTAACTTTCGTTCCGTCCGGTGCCAGTCCGTTAACAATCTCGTTGATTCAGTGTAGAGAATTTTAGCCGCCGCAGTCGGGCGAACTTCCCGATTCCCGCGCCGGTCGAATAACTTCACCTGTAGCTGGGCCTCCAACTGCTTGATTTGATGGGAAACGGTGGGCTGTGTCACGAAAAGCTGAGTCGCTGCTGCGGAGAAACTCCGCGTCTCGTACACTAACCTAAAGGCTTCTAGATAGGCAAACATGTGCATTTCCTCCTGTTCTACACGTCAAGAATCAATTATCCCCATTTTTACCTATCTACGCGTGACTTGCAACTTATCTTAACCTTTAGCACCCAAAAATCGGCTTTCCCCTCAACCCCAAGGGAAAGCCGATTTAAATTCTATTCGCCCTACAGTGCGGCGCCCACGGCCGGTTGCCGTTGCGCAACCAACTGCAGTAACTCCGCCGGTGTCTTTTGAAGAAACTCACCGGGGTGCAGGACCCGGTCATCGATGTCGTAATCGCCCTGTCCCGCCCACGGCTTGCCGAACAATAACCGGTCATACGGCACCTGATGCCGCCGGAGCCATTTCATGGTATTGCGCGCGGTGTAGCGGTTCAGCCGTTCCAAGTTCCCGTCACTGGTCTGCATCTGCCGCGAAGTGAAGAGCACCACCTGATAGCCTGCGGCCTGGTACTGCCGTAATCGCGTCACCACTGCCGGCTGTGGTGACCCGTCCAAGTACCCTTGACTGTCCGGTAAGCCACACAGTGTCTTCGTAATCTCAATTAATAGTCGTCGTTGTTTTTCCATCCTGATCCCCCCAAGAGTCAGTCGACCCAGTTCCCCGAATTCAATGTGTTTCAATTTCATTGACCCCTTAATGGGTCAACGCTCAGCATTAAGTCTACGGGACACGGATTCCAGACAACAGCGACCACGCTTGGTTTTGGTCGTGACCTTATTTACCCGCCCCGGCCGACTTCAACGAACCGCGTAAAGGATAAAAAAAATCGTTTGCCCTAACGACAAACGATTTCAAACTATTAATTTAAGTGTTCGTGCGCAATGACCCGAGCCATATCAGCGGGCAACGGCGCGTAACAGGTAATCCAGCGTTCCAAGAATGGCTGGTAGAACCGTAGGCGCGCACAATGGAGCGCCTGCCGGTGAATCCAAGGATTCGATTGCCGGCCGTAAAGCCAATCACCCAAGAGCGGATGGCCAATGGCTTGACAGTGGACCCGAATCTGATGAGTCCGGCCCGTATGCAACTTCACGGCTAACAGGCTCGCCGTCGCCGATTGCCGCCGGACCCACAACTCCGTCTGCGCCGCCCGACCATCCGGCCGCACGCAGCGCTTAATGAACGAATCCGCCGCCCGGCCAATCGGCAACTCAACCAGTTGGTGGGTCGGCCGGACCTGACCTTGTGCGACTGCCACGTAGCGCTTATCCAATTGTCCCAGTTTCAGTTGCTTATCCAGGATGGAATGCGCGAAGTGGTGCTTAGCAAACAACACGGCCCCACTGGTCTCCCGGTCCAACCGCGTGACGATGTGGGTCACGGTACTGGGGGCGTCAATCTGAATCAGATGCCCCTTCACGCGATTGGCTAAGGTATCGTCCGGGTAGAGGTGCGACGGGACCGACGCCATCTTAGCGGGCTTATTGACCACCAAGAAGTGCGCGTCTTCGTACAGGATGTCTAGCGGGCCAAAGGAGACGGCAACGTGGGCGTTGGGTTGCTCTGGCGGCAACTGTAACCCCACCGTCTGTCCCGGTCGCGCCATGGCGATCACACGCACTGGCTGGCCATCTAACGTGACCACCCCACCGTGGAACTTGACCTGCTTCAGGTAGGTGCGCGTCACCCCATGGGCCATTAAGACCGTCCGGACGTGCTCCGGAGCAGTCCCCGTCACTTGCCACTCAAAGGCCGTCATCGGGCTTCTCTCCCAATAAACGACGACTCGACCCGTTGCCAGAAGTGGGTGTGTCGGTACTCCGCAAACGCGATTCGTTGGCGCGCAATCCGGTAAGAGATGGCCTTAATGGGCCGTCCTTCGATGCTTAACTGGTCACACATCAAGACGTTATCGGTGGCTTCGGCGGGTTCGACACGAATCCACTCGTCCGCCGGAATAATCAACGGGGACCCTAACGTCCGAAAGACCAGATTATTGATCGATGCAATTTCGGCCATCTGAATCGCGTTAAACCGCGGGTTCAGGACCGCACCACCCACGGACTTGTTATAGGCCGTGGAGCCGGTCGGGGTGGAGATGCACAGCCCGTCGCCCCGAAAACTCTCGAAGAGTTCCCCTTTAATATAAACGTCGGCCACCATGGTCCCTGAAACCTTCTTAATGGTCGACTCATTGAGGGCCAACGCTTGATCTGAGTGGGTTCCGTCCGCGTATTCCACTTCGATGTTCAGTAACGGGTAACTGACGCTCTGCCGGTTATCGCGAATCAGGCTTTGAATCAGGTCGTTGACCTCATAGTCCCGCCAATCCGTGTAGAAGCCTAAGTGACCCGTATGAATCCCCACGAACCGGACTTTATCTAACCGGTCGTTATAGTGGTGGAACGCCGATAACAGGGTTCCATCGCCGCCGACCGTGACCACGATGTCTGGATTGAGACTATCGATGGTAATCCCCGCGGCAGTTAACCCGCGGTGCAGAGCCGTGGCCACTTTTCGGGACGACTGCCCATTATTACTAAAAATGGAAACTTTCATAAACATTCTTCCCTATTTCTGCGGGGAGTTCTTCTCAGCCTGCCCCTGGGGCGAATAATGCTGAGCTTCTTGAATCTCCTCGCGAATTTCGGACATTTCCGTGTCCAGCTTAAAGGCGGCTTCGGCGGCCCGTTGTAACCGCCGGCTCAAATCATCCGGAAAGGCACCCTGGTACTTATAATTTAACGAGTGCTCAATCGTCGCCCAGAAATTCATGGCTAACGTCCGGACTTGAATCTCAGCTAGAATCTTCTTTTCTCCCGTGACCAACTGCACCGGGTACTCGACCACAATGTGGTACGACCGGTAGCCACTAGGCTTTTCGTTATGAATATAATCGCGTTCTTCGAGGATGGTCAAATCCGTTCGTTTCCGGAGCAGATCCACGACTTGGTAGATGTCTTCGACGAATTGACACATGATCCGCAGCCCTGCAATGTCTTGCATGTCCTGTTCCAAGCGTTCCTCGGTCACGTGGCGGCGGGTCATTTTTTCCTTAATGCTGGGAACGGGCTTGACCCGTCCGGTGACGAATTCGATTGGCGAGCGCTGGTTGCGGTTTTCAAACTGCTTGCGCATCCCCCGCAACTTCACCTTGAGTTCGCTCACTGCCTGTTGATAAGGCAATAAAAATTGGTCCCAATTTTCAATCATGACGCTTTCCCCCAACCTTGATTCCACGTTATCACTTCTCGATTTTACCATATTTTGGAAGGAACTGAATCTAATTACTCATCCCCGCCCCGACAAATTTGCTCACTTTATCTCAAATGCCTGGATTAACTTTCATGAGGCGTTTGCCTTTACCTCGCCCGCAAAATGTAGCATGATTAAGTTGCGTAAAAAAACTTATCACGTTTGCGAACGGTCATTTACCCGCAAACAAACGTTCCGATTGCGTTTTTTGAAATTTTTGCTAATGTAGTAGTGTTGTGATTTTGTATGGTAACCCGTGGTGATTGCCAGCGAGAACAGATATTAGGAGGAAGCAATGTGTTAGAAGTTTATTTGTTCGTCAACCCACTGGGCGCTCGGTGTATGCGATCCGAACATAACATCATGAAGTTGGCCGACCATCTCAATCAGAAAGTGTCCTTTCAATTCGTTCCCCTTTTGAACCAGCAAATCGTGGAACAGGCGCTTGCTTCATCCCACCCGACCCTAGAACAGCGCAATGCCTGCTTCGATACTTACTATCAAGCGGTCTTGGCTTACAAAGCGGCGCTCTTCCAAGGGAAACGCAAAGGTCGTCAATTCCTGTTGAACCTTCAATCCGCAGTCATTACGCGGCACGAAGCCCTGTCTGAAGACTTAACCTTGCAGGCTGCTCGCGACTGCCGCTTAGACCTGGATATGTTCCAGGAAGACTGCCAATCCGACTTGGCCAAACAGGCCTTCCAGACCGACCAAAAACTCGCTGCCGAAATGAAGATTGAACACTCCTCTTCCGCAGTGATCTTCAACTGTGATGTGTCGCAATACGGTCTCCTCCTCAACGACGTCACATACGAAGCCCTGTGCGACGTATGTGAAAACCAAGGTGTGGCGACCAAAGCCTCCCTAATGCGGGAACTGGATCAACCAGCCGCCGCTTTAGTGGGTGACCATCGCCCCAACCTGCACGTCCTCTAATTTGAACAGTCACCTTGGTGAGACCGGCCCCTGTGGTGGGCCTTTTTTTCTGCCCGCAACCACTTAGACTATGGTATGCTTAAGCCATTCAATTTTATGAAACGTAAAGGGGCGACACCATCCATGCCAATTGCTATTGTGACCGATACTGCTTCCTACTTAACACCCGCTCAGATTCAGAAATTCAACATCACCGTGCTACCCATCACGGTGATCCTCGGCGCCCATCAATACCCCGAATCCGCCCTCTCCAACCGTCAATTCTACGACTACTTACAGAATAACCAGGCGTTGCCCACCACGGCACAGGTCTCCCTAGGCCAGATCGAGGCGGCCTACGATCAGCTGGTGGCCCAAGGCATCACGCAAATCATTTCGATCCACCTTTCTAGCGGAATCACCTCGTTCATGAGTAACCTTAAGATGTTCTGTCAGACTTACACTAAAGCTACGGTCTACCCCATCGACTCTCTGATGGCGAGTGCTGGGGAGGCTAACCTGTGTCTCCTAGCCGGGCGCCTCATCGCGGCTGGGCAAGATGCCGCCACGATTGCCGCCACCCTTGAACGGTTGCGGGATACCCAAGAGGTCTACTTCGCCGTCGACAGTCTCCGCCACCTCGCACGAACGGGCCGGTTAAGCAACCGTTCCGCTCTAGTGGGGAGCCTGCTCAACATTAAACCCCTCCTGACGTTCAACGCCGCGGGGCAGATCATCGCCATCGACAAAGCCCGGACCATGCGCCGAGCCTTCAGCTACATGACCACCCGACTCGCGGCCACCCAAGAACGAGTCGACTATCCCCTACACGCCACCATCATCGATGCCAACCACCCCGAACTTGCGGCCCAGTGGCAGACCCAACTGGCCGCTCAGTTCCCCGCCATTCGCATCACCCGCAGCCAGCTTGGCCCCGCTATCAGCGTCCATACCGGCGAAAAGACCATGGGGATCCATTGGCAACGGGATTGGCAGAGTTTTAACCACTAAACTCCCTTCAGTTCACAAAACGACCGTTTCTTACCAGGACTTGAGCCGGTAAGAAACGGTCGTTTTTAATTAACAACGTCACGGGAATGGTCCCGCAACCTGCGTGACTTATCTCGTGTGTTGGCTAGGGACTGTCTGGCCGTCTGGTAAGGCGGATGACCATCGCAAGCGTTTGGTTGGAAAACCGGTCCTATTTCGTTGCCTTCAACTTACGTGCCAGTTGTTTAAACTCGGCTAACCGGTCGTCGAAGGTCTTAAAGGCCGTCTCCAGGTAATCCGGTTGGGTCATGTCCACCCCTGCTTGGCGCATCACGTTCAGCGGCAAGTCCGACTTCCCGGCTTTAAGGTAGCCCAGGTAGGCATCCCGCTTAGCTGGGTCGCCACTCAGGATTCGTCCCGCCAGCGTGGTGGCTGCGGCAAAGCCCGTCGCGTACTGGTAGACGTAATAGTTGTAGTAGAAGTGCGGAATGCGCGTCCATTCATCCGCAATCTGCGGATCGGAAATCACCGCATCACCGTAGTACCGTGCGTTCAGCTTTCCGTAGAAATCACTCATGAAGTCGGCGGTCAGGGATTGACCCGCATCCGCTTGCCGGTGGATGTAGTCTTCGAATTCCGCAAACTGGGTCTGCCGGTAGACGGTGCCCTTGAACCCATCCAGGTAGTGGTTCAGGATGAATGCCCGGACTTTAGGATCCTTTTGGGTCTTCAACAAGTAATCCGTTAAGAGGTTTTCATTCGTGGTCGACGCGATTTCGGCGACGAAAATGGAATAATCCCCATACTGGTAAGGCTGATTGGTCCGGGTATAGTGACTGTGCATACTGTGGCCCATCTCATGGACCAGCGTGTACAGGCTCTCCAGACTGTCCTGCCAGTTCAACAAGATGTACGGTTTGGTATCGTACATCCCACCAGAGTACGCCCCCGTGCGCTTCCCCTGGTTCTCGACCACATCGATGGCCCGGGTATCAAACATCTTCTGAACGTTCGCCACGTAATCGGGACCTAGCACTGCTAAGGCCTTTAACGCCTCTTGTTGGGCCTCCGGATAGGTATACTTCAGGCTGGGTTCCCCCGTAATTGGCGTATACAGGTCATACATGTGCAGTTCGGGTAACCCTAACAGCTCCTTACGAAGTGCCACGTAGTCGTGTAACGACCCCAAGTGCTGGTTAACGGTCTTGACCAGCGTATCGTAGACCACCGCCGGAATCGTGTTCGCACTCATGGCCGCTTCCCGAGCACTGGCATAGTGCCGCACGTGTGCCAAGTAGTTATTCTTCTTGACCTCGCTGGATAACGTGGCCGCAAACGTATGCCGGAATTGCTGGAAGACGCTGTACAACGCCTTAAAGGCCTGTTCACGCACCGCAGGCTTTACTGACTCCAATAAGACGCCGTAGAGCCCTTCGGACAAGCGTACGTCGTTCCCGTCTTCGTCTTGGACCACGGGGAACTTCAAATCCGCGTTCGACAGCACCCCGAAGGTCCGTGCTGAGGCGTCCAAGACATCCCCGGCGCCGGCTAAGAGACGCTCCTCGGACTCCGACAAGGTATGGGGCCGTTCCCGGCTCAAAACGTCGAAGTAGTGTTGGTACGCAGCCAACTTCGGCTCCGCATCAATCAACGCCTGTAAGTCTTCCGGCGTCAAAGCCAAAACTTCTGGTTCGAACCACGCAATCGCCGTTCCGACTTTGGCCAGTAAACTACCGACCTGATCGTCGAAACCTTGATAGGTCGCGTTACCCGTATCCTGGTCGTTCTTCATGGACGCATAGACTTCCGCTTTCTCTAGCTGCCGGTACAGGCTAAAGATCGCCGTGGTGACTCGGTACAAGTCGGCTCCACTCTGGGCTAACTGTCCTTTGAGTTGGGCCGTTTCATCAGCCAGCTTTTGAATGTCGACTAACGCTTGGCTAAACGCCGCATCATTCGGGTAAATTGACGTGAGATCCCAGGTCAACTCGGTTGGCACTGCGGACCGTTGAGGAATTTGTCGCATCTACTTGCATCTCCTTAAAAGTTATCTAGTGCCAGTTTAGCACTTTCCCCAGCAAAAATCCTTTTCAAAATTTAATTTTCTCATGATTTTTTAACCAATCGGAATAGTCGTGAAACCACCGGGGCGTCTGCCGGACCCGCCAGCCTTGCGCGTTGGGGACCAGGTATCCCCCGGTAACCAGATCAGCCAGCAACTGCTCCTGGGCACTTCTCAACACGCCGGTAGCTTGAAAACGAACGCCACGGGCGTGACCGCCCACCAGCTCATAGGCACGGTGGCTGAGCGTTCGGACCTCGGCTACCGTGACTTCAGGACTCCCCTGAAAGAGCCACGCCCCCATTACGATCCGCCAAAGTAATAGGCCTTGGCCAAAAACGGGCGCCGTCGATTGGGTCGTCGCTAAGACGCCCGGGAAGCCGGCCAAGTGGTGGCCCGTCAGATAGAGCTGTTCTTGAATCAGTCGCAGTTGGGGCGCCTGCCGCTGCAAATTGCGGGTCCACTGTAAGCGAAGCCGGTGGTCGTCCAGGACCGATTGCGCCATTGGCGGCGTGGTCCCTAAGAGAAATTGCGCCCAGTTACCGATTCGTCGTTGGCCACCCCAGTAGCGTCCCACGGCATCTTGACGCAGATGGTGCCGGACCACTAAGCAGGCGCGCCGGACATCCCAAAATAATAGGCACAAGCCCCATTGCGGCAACCAACTGGCGAAGCGCTCGATCAAGCGCCAATTCAGCCGCTGCCGCCGATACCGGTGGCCTAAGAACCACAACGGATAGACGCCCAACTGCCGGTATCCCGCCGTACGCTGGGCAACGGCCTCGAGCGCTAAGGGACTGCATTGAAACTCCACGGCTACGGGCTGTGCCTGATGCCCGATCCAGACGTCTGCGCGCTGGTGAATCGTCGGTAGTACCCGCTCTAGTGTGGCTGGACCCCAAGGGTGAAAGAACGCCGCCAGTTGGCGTTTTCCCCGGAGATGCTCCGGGGTCTCTCCTTCGCTACTGATCACACACGCCGCTTGCGGGAGATGGGCAAAGTATGGGGGCACTTGGCGTCCCCGGTGCAAGCGAACCGGGGCGTGGCAGGCCGGACAGTGATAGGTCGTCTGCCGATTCGCCACCCGAGCATCCACCAACTGACGTTGCACTTCCGCGACTAACATCTCCCCGTCCCCCTTTAGTTAAAGGTTCCGCAGCCCATCGCCCTTTTTTCTCACGCGTATCAAAAAAGCCCAGACGCTTGGTCTGAGCTCAACGTGCTAGTTAATCGGTTCTTCTGGGAAGTGGGCGATCACTTGGTAGATGGGCCCCTTCGCGGAGAATTTTTGTTCGTATTCCGTCTGAATATCTTCCACGCCATCCGTGGCTTGATGCAGGTCCAGCCAGACCCCGTCAAAGACCATCGGAAAATTGTTTAGGCTCTGCAACGAGTATTCGAACAACCCCCGGTTATCCGTCTTGAATTGCAGCTGGCCACCCGGTTGCAGGACGTCTTGATAGTGGGCCAGAAAGACCGGTGACGTCAACCGCCGCTTAGCGTGCCGCTTCTTAGGCCACGGATCGGAGAAGTTTAAGAACAGGCCCGCAACCTCGCCTGGGTTAAAGAGCGTATTCACGGCTTCGCCATCCGTGTGGACCATTTGGATGTTGGTCAGTTCGCTGGCCACCACCTTCTTCAACGCGACCGCAATCACGGACGTCTGAATTTCGATGCCGATAAAGTTGCGTTCCGGGTGCTGGCGGGCCATCTCGACGATGAACTGACCCTTCCCCGTCCCAATCTCAATGTTTAGCGGCTGAGCTTTAGGGAAACGACTCTGCCAGTTGCCCTTCAGGCTTTCCGGTTCCATGACCAAAAGGTCTTCGTGGGCGGCCAGGTAGTCCTTGGCCCAAGGCTTGTTACGTACACGCATGGTATATTCCTCCTTAATATGACGAACGGCGGGTTGGAAGTAAGGCTCCCGACCCGCCGTCCTAGTTAATCATGCACTGACTCACGCGTCAGTTTTTCGAGTAAGATTAAATGTTGATTCATAATTTGAAAACGCGACTGACGATAACTCTCCGCAATCACGGTAATGCAGTGAACCCGGGCGTACCAATTCACTCGACTGGTCAGCTCATCGGTCACCTGTTCCCCGTAATCTTGGAGCCACCGTTGCCACTCCTCTAACGGGACGTATTC includes:
- a CDS encoding NAD kinase; the encoded protein is MKVSIFSNNGQSSRKVATALHRGLTAAGITIDSLNPDIVVTVGGDGTLLSAFHHYNDRLDKVRFVGIHTGHLGFYTDWRDYEVNDLIQSLIRDNRQSVSYPLLNIEVEYADGTHSDQALALNESTIKKVSGTMVADVYIKGELFESFRGDGLCISTPTGSTAYNKSVGGAVLNPRFNAIQMAEIASINNLVFRTLGSPLIIPADEWIRVEPAEATDNVLMCDQLSIEGRPIKAISYRIARQRIAFAEYRHTHFWQRVESSFIGREAR
- a CDS encoding DsbA family protein — encoded protein: MLEVYLFVNPLGARCMRSEHNIMKLADHLNQKVSFQFVPLLNQQIVEQALASSHPTLEQRNACFDTYYQAVLAYKAALFQGKRKGRQFLLNLQSAVITRHEALSEDLTLQAARDCRLDLDMFQEDCQSDLAKQAFQTDQKLAAEMKIEHSSSAVIFNCDVSQYGLLLNDVTYEALCDVCENQGVATKASLMRELDQPAAALVGDHRPNLHVL
- a CDS encoding LysR family transcriptional regulator, whose translation is MFAYLEAFRLVYETRSFSAAATQLFVTQPTVSHQIKQLEAQLQVKLFDRRGNREVRPTAAAKILYTESTRLLTDWHRTERKLTAATQQKTLALTIGASQTTALTLLPTLLPALKAQFPQAALRVKMANSEQVLKELKAHQIQFGLIEKPVTADDVERVSLAKDQLVCVGQPTGVWLTRERGSGTFQYTQNYLKEAGIIPQQLIEIDNLNLILSLVQQGMGQTVVSQRLVPTTLPFQPLGAHFERDFYLVYFKADVLLNAELAAVGHQIQLILTD
- the pepF gene encoding oligoendopeptidase F; this translates as MRQIPQRSAVPTELTWDLTSIYPNDAAFSQALVDIQKLADETAQLKGQLAQSGADLYRVTTAIFSLYRQLEKAEVYASMKNDQDTGNATYQGFDDQVGSLLAKVGTAIAWFEPEVLALTPEDLQALIDAEPKLAAYQHYFDVLSRERPHTLSESEERLLAGAGDVLDASARTFGVLSNADLKFPVVQDEDGNDVRLSEGLYGVLLESVKPAVREQAFKALYSVFQQFRHTFAATLSSEVKKNNYLAHVRHYASAREAAMSANTIPAVVYDTLVKTVNQHLGSLHDYVALRKELLGLPELHMYDLYTPITGEPSLKYTYPEAQQEALKALAVLGPDYVANVQKMFDTRAIDVVENQGKRTGAYSGGMYDTKPYILLNWQDSLESLYTLVHEMGHSMHSHYTRTNQPYQYGDYSIFVAEIASTTNENLLTDYLLKTQKDPKVRAFILNHYLDGFKGTVYRQTQFAEFEDYIHRQADAGQSLTADFMSDFYGKLNARYYGDAVISDPQIADEWTRIPHFYYNYYVYQYATGFAAATTLAGRILSGDPAKRDAYLGYLKAGKSDLPLNVMRQAGVDMTQPDYLETAFKTFDDRLAEFKQLARKLKATK
- a CDS encoding RluA family pseudouridine synthase, whose translation is MTAFEWQVTGTAPEHVRTVLMAHGVTRTYLKQVKFHGGVVTLDGQPVRVIAMARPGQTVGLQLPPEQPNAHVAVSFGPLDILYEDAHFLVVNKPAKMASVPSHLYPDDTLANRVKGHLIQIDAPSTVTHIVTRLDRETSGAVLFAKHHFAHSILDKQLKLGQLDKRYVAVAQGQVRPTHQLVELPIGRAADSFIKRCVRPDGRAAQTELWVRRQSATASLLAVKLHTGRTHQIRVHCQAIGHPLLGDWLYGRQSNPWIHRQALHCARLRFYQPFLERWITCYAPLPADMARVIAHEHLN
- a CDS encoding competence protein CoiA, whose protein sequence is MLVAEVQRQLVDARVANRQTTYHCPACHAPVRLHRGRQVPPYFAHLPQAACVISSEGETPEHLRGKRQLAAFFHPWGPATLERVLPTIHQRADVWIGHQAQPVAVEFQCSPLALEAVAQRTAGYRQLGVYPLWFLGHRYRRQRLNWRLIERFASWLPQWGLCLLFWDVRRACLVVRHHLRQDAVGRYWGGQRRIGNWAQFLLGTTPPMAQSVLDDHRLRLQWTRNLQRQAPQLRLIQEQLYLTGHHLAGFPGVLATTQSTAPVFGQGLLLWRIVMGAWLFQGSPEVTVAEVRTLSHRAYELVGGHARGVRFQATGVLRSAQEQLLADLVTGGYLVPNAQGWRVRQTPRWFHDYSDWLKNHEKIKF
- a CDS encoding GTP pyrophosphokinase family protein, whose translation is MIENWDQFLLPYQQAVSELKVKLRGMRKQFENRNQRSPIEFVTGRVKPVPSIKEKMTRRHVTEERLEQDMQDIAGLRIMCQFVEDIYQVVDLLRKRTDLTILEERDYIHNEKPSGYRSYHIVVEYPVQLVTGEKKILAEIQVRTLAMNFWATIEHSLNYKYQGAFPDDLSRRLQRAAEAAFKLDTEMSEIREEIQEAQHYSPQGQAEKNSPQK
- the trmB gene encoding tRNA (guanosine(46)-N7)-methyltransferase TrmB, which produces MRVRNKPWAKDYLAAHEDLLVMEPESLKGNWQSRFPKAQPLNIEIGTGKGQFIVEMARQHPERNFIGIEIQTSVIAVALKKVVASELTNIQMVHTDGEAVNTLFNPGEVAGLFLNFSDPWPKKRHAKRRLTSPVFLAHYQDVLQPGGQLQFKTDNRGLFEYSLQSLNNFPMVFDGVWLDLHQATDGVEDIQTEYEQKFSAKGPIYQVIAHFPEEPIN
- a CDS encoding DegV family protein, producing the protein MPIAIVTDTASYLTPAQIQKFNITVLPITVILGAHQYPESALSNRQFYDYLQNNQALPTTAQVSLGQIEAAYDQLVAQGITQIISIHLSSGITSFMSNLKMFCQTYTKATVYPIDSLMASAGEANLCLLAGRLIAAGQDAATIAATLERLRDTQEVYFAVDSLRHLARTGRLSNRSALVGSLLNIKPLLTFNAAGQIIAIDKARTMRRAFSYMTTRLAATQERVDYPLHATIIDANHPELAAQWQTQLAAQFPAIRITRSQLGPAISVHTGEKTMGIHWQRDWQSFNH
- a CDS encoding capsular biosynthesis protein codes for the protein MEKQRRLLIEITKTLCGLPDSQGYLDGSPQPAVVTRLRQYQAAGYQVVLFTSRQMQTSDGNLERLNRYTARNTMKWLRRHQVPYDRLLFGKPWAGQGDYDIDDRVLHPGEFLQKTPAELLQLVAQRQPAVGAAL